A region of Salinibacter sp. 10B DNA encodes the following proteins:
- a CDS encoding DUF6174 domain-containing protein, which produces MRFFLLSLILAVGLVGGCDFGGGIQDQVRDQLEDARQRWQEQNLQDYQLVYAQQRGETIVDTARVFVRSGAADSISTSPDDIPDDELLVGTVESFFALIESRIGEEESQFGANFDTDQGFPTSYDATFEDERRDQDIITITLLESDGNNQQ; this is translated from the coding sequence ATGCGTTTTTTCCTATTGAGCCTCATACTTGCGGTCGGTCTCGTCGGCGGATGTGATTTTGGAGGAGGTATTCAGGATCAGGTCCGCGATCAGCTCGAAGATGCCCGGCAGCGGTGGCAGGAGCAAAATCTCCAGGACTATCAACTCGTGTACGCCCAGCAGCGGGGCGAGACTATTGTCGACACCGCTCGGGTCTTTGTGCGGTCGGGAGCCGCGGATTCGATCTCGACCTCGCCGGACGACATTCCGGACGACGAGCTTCTCGTCGGCACGGTGGAGTCGTTCTTTGCCCTCATTGAGTCTCGCATTGGAGAGGAGGAAAGCCAGTTTGGAGCAAACTTCGACACTGATCAAGGCTTTCCGACAAGCTATGACGCCACCTTTGAGGACGAGCGCCGTGACCAGGATATCATTACCATTACTCTTTTGGAGTCGGACGGAAACAACCAACAGTGA
- a CDS encoding TonB-dependent receptor, with product MRKLLITLITGSALLLLPNLAWAQQGTIAGTITDQETGESLPGATVRVLEEGMGAATDAEGSFRITGVPTGEYTVEASFVGYNARQRTVTVSEGETATVNFQLQPRTQELEEVVVTGFGREQTRGEASVSVSNIDAGELTETTEYENVSDLLQGRTPGVTVRRSSGNVGAGLRFDVRGGVSLNSDGQPLIFIDGTRINQEPATGFNVGGQPTGSPLADLDPSNIESINVLKGPSATSLYGTDGTDGVVLIETKSGQQGQDLEVTYQGTLGATEKQNGYNKDIYPTAERLNAIHRQGSIQGHRVSVSGSFEQANYRLGYSHRSTESIFPTGEGERNNLSANVETRPTESFTISSRSTLAFNYYSRPQADNNIFGVLGALALDAPFGAFTERDSSAFFAIDDQQRVRRFQQSVELSYEPEALPGLSLRAQGGADISARRNDQTWPNQYQDIYLSTGGERNALDSDRRRFNADLTATYDYDVTSDISATTTAGAQLFTESDRWVSATSSRIGTDLITSIGAGTQLDDIDESVTNERSAGIIGRQQIQFFDRYSAEFAIRRDWSTRLVAGETGSFKEWYPSARASAQVGDYLPSLVDRLNLRVSWGQTGALPDLVDGEAVRFSGQSSGFGTGATIGAVGNPDLNLERVSEIEGGFDLGIANRYSFSATYYRQNTEDSIVDFEPALSTGFGNAEIPRNVGQISAWGIETSLSVTALRTEQHSVSVNANYSYRKQNVDELGGQSIFGDFQRNVIQEGYAPYTFVGPKVEGAQFADDGTYLGPKLSEESVALGNPVPDHFGGFGFSATFFNDLRVNAQAEYQLGHQAYSNTVRFLTLIGANERRNELSDQLAELEPGTDQYRQVANDLARTNPGAGTGEIDNFLQDADFLKLRSVGIQYDASDLLGSVSGTNVLRTFTLGFSASNLLTFTPYDLGPDPEVNFSGSRGVTRGQDFLTLQNPREYTFSLEVGF from the coding sequence ATGAGAAAACTGCTAATCACACTCATAACGGGGTCGGCTCTCCTGTTATTGCCTAATCTCGCATGGGCACAACAAGGCACGATTGCGGGAACCATCACGGACCAAGAAACCGGAGAGTCTCTTCCGGGAGCAACGGTTCGTGTGCTAGAAGAAGGAATGGGAGCAGCCACGGATGCCGAGGGATCCTTTCGGATCACCGGCGTACCGACGGGAGAGTACACCGTTGAGGCATCGTTCGTGGGGTACAACGCCCGGCAGCGAACAGTGACCGTTTCGGAGGGAGAGACCGCCACGGTCAATTTCCAGCTGCAACCGCGAACACAGGAGCTCGAGGAGGTTGTCGTGACGGGCTTCGGGCGGGAACAGACGCGAGGCGAAGCGAGCGTTTCAGTCTCGAATATTGACGCGGGAGAACTGACTGAAACGACGGAATACGAGAACGTCTCTGATCTCCTGCAGGGACGGACCCCGGGAGTCACGGTCCGACGCTCCTCCGGTAACGTGGGAGCCGGCTTGCGATTCGACGTGCGGGGTGGAGTAAGCCTCAACAGTGACGGCCAGCCGCTCATCTTCATCGACGGCACGCGCATCAATCAGGAGCCGGCGACGGGGTTCAACGTCGGAGGGCAGCCTACAGGCTCTCCGTTGGCCGATCTCGACCCGAGCAATATCGAGTCGATCAACGTTCTGAAGGGACCGTCGGCAACCTCCCTGTACGGGACCGATGGGACCGACGGCGTTGTGCTGATTGAGACGAAAAGCGGGCAGCAAGGCCAGGATCTTGAGGTGACCTATCAGGGAACCCTGGGCGCCACCGAGAAGCAGAACGGGTACAACAAAGACATCTACCCGACGGCCGAGCGGCTCAACGCCATTCACCGGCAGGGCAGTATCCAGGGACATCGGGTGTCCGTGTCGGGGTCGTTTGAGCAAGCCAACTATCGACTCGGGTATTCGCACCGCAGTACCGAAAGCATTTTCCCGACGGGTGAGGGAGAACGAAACAACCTGAGTGCGAATGTGGAGACGCGTCCCACGGAGTCGTTCACGATTAGCAGTCGCTCCACGCTGGCGTTTAACTACTACTCCCGGCCGCAGGCAGATAACAACATCTTCGGTGTGCTGGGCGCTCTTGCGCTTGATGCACCGTTTGGTGCCTTTACGGAGCGGGACAGTTCTGCATTCTTCGCGATTGACGACCAGCAGCGCGTCCGCCGGTTCCAGCAGTCCGTTGAGCTTTCGTATGAGCCTGAGGCCCTTCCGGGACTGAGCCTGCGCGCTCAGGGTGGGGCGGACATCAGTGCTCGGCGCAACGACCAGACCTGGCCGAACCAGTACCAGGACATTTATCTCTCGACCGGTGGAGAGCGAAACGCGCTCGACAGTGACCGGCGTCGGTTCAATGCGGACCTGACGGCGACCTACGATTACGACGTCACGTCGGACATTAGTGCAACGACGACCGCTGGCGCGCAGCTCTTCACGGAGTCGGACCGATGGGTCAGTGCGACGTCGTCCCGGATCGGAACGGACCTGATTACCAGTATCGGGGCCGGCACGCAGTTGGACGACATCGATGAGTCGGTCACCAACGAGCGAAGTGCAGGCATCATCGGTCGGCAGCAGATCCAGTTCTTCGATCGGTACTCCGCAGAGTTTGCGATCCGGCGAGACTGGTCGACCCGGCTCGTGGCGGGAGAAACCGGTTCGTTCAAGGAGTGGTACCCGTCTGCCCGGGCGTCTGCCCAGGTTGGCGACTACCTTCCGTCACTGGTTGACCGCCTCAACTTGCGCGTGTCCTGGGGACAAACGGGCGCACTTCCCGACCTAGTGGACGGCGAGGCCGTTCGCTTCTCGGGACAGTCCAGTGGGTTCGGCACCGGAGCCACCATTGGCGCCGTGGGGAATCCGGACCTCAACCTGGAGCGAGTGAGTGAGATCGAAGGTGGATTCGACCTGGGGATTGCCAACCGGTATTCCTTCTCCGCGACGTACTACCGGCAGAACACGGAGGATTCGATCGTGGACTTCGAGCCGGCGCTCTCTACCGGATTCGGTAACGCGGAGATTCCGCGGAACGTCGGACAGATTTCCGCCTGGGGCATCGAGACGTCCCTAAGCGTGACGGCTCTCCGCACCGAGCAGCACTCGGTAAGCGTCAATGCCAATTACAGCTACCGGAAGCAGAACGTAGATGAGCTCGGTGGACAGAGCATCTTTGGAGACTTCCAGCGAAACGTGATTCAGGAAGGATATGCACCGTACACCTTCGTTGGGCCGAAAGTGGAAGGCGCCCAATTTGCCGACGACGGTACGTACCTCGGTCCTAAGCTGAGCGAGGAGTCCGTTGCCCTCGGAAACCCGGTGCCGGATCACTTTGGTGGATTTGGCTTCTCGGCCACCTTCTTCAACGACCTGAGGGTCAATGCCCAGGCAGAGTACCAGCTCGGTCACCAGGCCTACTCGAACACGGTGCGCTTCCTCACCCTGATCGGGGCCAACGAGCGCCGGAACGAGCTGTCGGATCAGCTTGCCGAGCTTGAGCCGGGAACGGATCAGTACCGACAGGTGGCCAACGACCTGGCCCGGACGAACCCGGGAGCCGGAACCGGCGAGATTGACAACTTCCTTCAGGATGCCGACTTCCTGAAGCTTCGCTCGGTGGGTATCCAGTACGATGCCTCCGACCTGCTTGGGTCGGTTTCCGGCACGAACGTGCTGAGAACCTTCACGCTCGGCTTCTCGGCGTCGAACCTCCTGACGTTCACGCCCTATGATCTCGGGCCCGATCCGGAGGTCAACTTCAGTGGATCGCGAGGTGTGACGCGTGGGCAGGACTTCCTCACCCTGCAGAACCCGAGGGAGTATACGTTCAGTCTCGAGGTGGGCTTCTAA
- a CDS encoding DUF4249 family protein: protein MYRLIRVVLLGVLFLVGCDTSIDPVRKETYSIYGYLSSQADSQFIRVKPLDTPLQADANRRIDATVTLKNMDNGTTHVLQDSVIAFLDDGDSLVTHNFWTDADVQPKTTYRLEVKEDGELITSAETKTPTEARPTVAPRDGNCLTSFRVRFEKSERAPVFLQGEFAYDGRTHQVQINTEIVTPSGGTPFFEFVPEYDLLQPRIPGNERIFVPFGPTLLPPRCLDLDKDSLRVRYVYASSNWHEFDVNTTDPGNFEEYVQNTQIQGGQGFLGALARGRIAVHVDTSDTLEIGAQSNATVPKTIEPRHGDGHLF, encoded by the coding sequence ATGTATCGCCTTATCCGTGTAGTCCTTCTAGGAGTGCTGTTTCTCGTTGGATGTGATACCAGTATCGACCCGGTGCGAAAGGAGACCTATTCCATATATGGGTATTTGTCCTCCCAGGCCGATAGCCAATTTATACGGGTAAAGCCGCTGGACACGCCCCTCCAGGCGGACGCCAATCGCAGGATAGATGCCACAGTCACTCTGAAAAACATGGATAATGGCACAACCCATGTCCTTCAGGACTCGGTCATTGCCTTTCTGGACGATGGGGACAGTCTCGTGACGCATAATTTCTGGACAGATGCTGATGTTCAGCCGAAGACGACGTATCGGTTGGAGGTAAAAGAGGATGGAGAGCTGATCACGTCGGCGGAAACAAAGACACCTACGGAGGCCCGACCGACAGTTGCCCCAAGGGATGGGAATTGTCTGACGTCGTTTCGTGTGCGATTCGAGAAGTCCGAACGGGCACCGGTGTTTTTACAGGGCGAATTCGCGTATGATGGACGAACGCACCAGGTACAGATCAACACAGAGATCGTCACCCCATCAGGCGGAACGCCATTCTTTGAGTTTGTGCCTGAGTACGACCTCCTCCAGCCGCGAATTCCCGGAAATGAACGGATCTTCGTCCCGTTTGGGCCCACGCTACTTCCGCCTCGTTGCCTGGATTTGGATAAGGACTCGCTTCGGGTTCGGTACGTATATGCCAGTTCGAATTGGCACGAGTTTGACGTAAATACCACCGATCCCGGCAATTTCGAAGAGTACGTCCAAAACACTCAAATTCAGGGGGGACAGGGGTTTTTGGGAGCCCTTGCGCGTGGACGGATTGCCGTCCACGTGGATACCTCGGATACGCTTGAAATTGGGGCTCAGTCCAACGCTACCGTGCCGAAAACAATTGAACCGAGACACGGCGATGGGCACCTTTTTTAA
- a CDS encoding TonB-dependent receptor yields the protein MNWTLKETLKGVVACTVLAFLIPASAIGQSDSVLRGVITSAEDGRTLPGANVVLRGRESDVRKATSSGQDGYYELRGIPPASYILRVSFIGFETYRDTLRLDGQERAYSIELTSQAKRLEEVRVEVEKGATRRQAGLQTVGVADLERIPTPGPSGDLASYLQTLPGVVSAGSRGGGLNIRGGKVSQNLFLVDDIPIVKPLHISNFYSAFPKEAVKSADVYAGGFGAKYMGKLSAVVDVTLRKGNMKKYAGSASVSPFISSARVEGPLEKGSQSFLAVVRHSTVRKTADPLLGQEVPLTFYDMTGRYSLQHESASCSITGMRTYDEGRLSNEQNTAMTWANSAIGGNCLLFGTGLNYALEVSGGYSQFTNSAGTIGDPERSAGLRRGFFDIEQEQETAWGTLRLGVRTKITSYQFSLDQKFTLSNTGRPFGGVIYTFGSLKKRVGDYLTVHPSIGFQIHSRISPPTYEPRLRLSYRPDGTDQQEVSLSLGKYNQVSQGITDAQDAGTEFTVWTPEPLTERPPRALHSILGYRQEIVDAIELSVEGYAKDMANLSVQQWSPVDRFETNFALADGFSYGLDARLELKTDPFYLYAGYGWSKVQYEAAQEDLGAWLDGTVFEYFPSHDQRHQFNVVGGVEIGKVSARLSWMYGSGRPYTQAYGFDLAPNIINQFVTPEEESGRALVLFNEPYGGRLPPSHRLDVSVSRPFDVAPGVTLEAEAGAINAYDRKNIFYYDISRDNVVSKIPVYPYVSATVRIN from the coding sequence ATGAACTGGACCCTAAAGGAAACGCTGAAGGGCGTGGTGGCATGCACCGTACTCGCATTCCTCATCCCCGCGTCGGCAATCGGCCAGTCCGATTCCGTCCTCCGAGGCGTGATTACGTCCGCCGAGGATGGGCGGACGCTTCCCGGTGCAAACGTCGTGCTGCGGGGGCGAGAGTCGGACGTACGGAAGGCGACCTCGTCCGGGCAAGACGGCTACTACGAACTTCGAGGGATTCCCCCTGCGTCCTATATTCTCCGGGTGAGCTTTATTGGGTTTGAGACCTACCGCGACACGCTCCGGCTTGATGGACAGGAGCGGGCGTACAGTATAGAGCTCACGTCCCAGGCCAAGCGCCTGGAGGAAGTGCGCGTGGAGGTCGAGAAAGGAGCCACGCGTCGTCAGGCAGGTCTTCAGACGGTTGGGGTAGCGGATCTGGAGCGCATACCTACGCCCGGACCAAGTGGGGATCTGGCGTCCTACCTCCAAACGCTTCCCGGTGTTGTGTCTGCTGGAAGTAGAGGGGGAGGGCTCAATATTCGAGGAGGAAAGGTGAGTCAGAATCTCTTCCTCGTGGATGATATCCCGATCGTGAAGCCCTTACACATCTCAAACTTCTACTCGGCGTTTCCAAAAGAGGCCGTAAAAAGCGCAGATGTATATGCCGGCGGGTTCGGGGCAAAGTACATGGGAAAGCTCTCCGCCGTGGTTGACGTCACGCTTCGAAAGGGAAACATGAAGAAGTATGCCGGAAGTGCGTCGGTCAGTCCGTTTATCAGCTCTGCGCGCGTTGAAGGACCTCTTGAAAAAGGAAGCCAGTCCTTTTTGGCGGTGGTCCGGCACTCAACGGTGAGGAAAACAGCCGATCCTTTGTTGGGGCAAGAGGTTCCCCTCACCTTTTATGATATGACCGGGCGATATTCCCTGCAGCACGAAAGCGCGTCCTGCTCCATCACAGGCATGCGCACGTACGACGAGGGGCGGCTCAGTAACGAGCAGAACACTGCGATGACGTGGGCCAACTCCGCAATTGGAGGCAACTGTTTGTTGTTCGGGACTGGACTCAACTACGCCTTGGAGGTCAGTGGCGGGTATTCCCAGTTTACGAACTCGGCGGGAACGATTGGCGACCCGGAGCGCTCGGCAGGGCTGCGAAGAGGATTTTTTGATATTGAACAAGAACAAGAGACTGCCTGGGGCACCCTTCGTCTCGGGGTTCGCACGAAGATCACCTCTTATCAGTTTTCCCTCGACCAGAAGTTTACGCTTTCAAACACAGGACGTCCCTTTGGAGGCGTCATCTACACGTTTGGGTCTCTTAAGAAAAGGGTTGGGGATTATCTGACCGTGCATCCGAGCATTGGCTTTCAGATTCACTCGCGTATTTCTCCTCCCACATACGAGCCTCGACTGCGTCTTTCGTATCGCCCGGATGGGACCGACCAGCAAGAAGTCAGCCTATCTCTAGGAAAGTATAACCAGGTCTCGCAGGGAATTACGGATGCACAGGATGCAGGGACAGAATTTACGGTCTGGACGCCCGAGCCCCTGACCGAACGCCCGCCCCGTGCGCTACACAGCATTTTGGGGTATCGGCAAGAGATTGTCGACGCGATTGAGTTGAGTGTGGAAGGGTACGCGAAAGACATGGCAAATCTATCGGTGCAACAGTGGAGTCCTGTTGATCGCTTCGAGACGAATTTTGCACTGGCGGATGGATTCTCCTATGGTCTCGATGCTCGACTGGAGTTGAAAACCGACCCGTTTTACCTCTACGCGGGATACGGCTGGTCGAAGGTGCAGTACGAAGCTGCGCAGGAAGATTTGGGGGCTTGGCTTGATGGGACGGTTTTCGAGTACTTCCCTTCACACGATCAGCGTCACCAATTCAATGTCGTTGGGGGAGTGGAGATCGGGAAAGTTTCCGCACGCCTCAGCTGGATGTACGGCTCAGGCCGACCCTATACGCAAGCGTATGGATTTGATCTGGCGCCGAATATTATAAACCAATTTGTAACGCCTGAAGAAGAGTCCGGGCGAGCCCTCGTGCTCTTCAATGAACCATACGGAGGGCGTCTTCCGCCCTCACACCGTCTCGATGTGTCCGTGAGCCGGCCCTTCGACGTTGCACCTGGAGTGACTCTTGAAGCGGAGGCGGGAGCGATAAATGCCTATGATCGGAAAAACATATTCTACTATGACATAAGTAGAGATAATGTTGTAAGCAAAATACCTGTTTACCCATATGTCTCGGCAACGGTACGTATCAACTAG
- a CDS encoding RagB/SusD family nutrient uptake outer membrane protein, protein MSLSVTQGKIRWAAPLLVLALAFTLPGCDGLADLNVDNKNAPNRSEALNRPQDVVSLLSGGYRTFYQAIYGGSGGGASFYAPGPHLDGWADSQTMTNAFASLWTPNKEPKVRFQNSISSNIPSNISEPVWGPLNSSLSTANDVIIQIENENLDIVIDGSDQTQKVRAAAYLLRGWAHGRLANIFDKAYILTKDANVAELEFQPYPAVAGQAVKDLQKAATIASNNGFTLSRFLPWSTDVSSSKFAAIANTLSARVAVSNSRTASENSDLSSVDGYSWGDVLTFTQNGVKNTVSLTLDGFAGDWVDSYQYLSVVVKWYYRVDNRLLNLMDSSYPVKYPTSEAQNGNLLPKAESEDQRLCTSTTTGTGAPPADASYKPEGCYFAYVTDLSFFTVSRGPRLYSNYWWARPFAIPQATGSTTPFGAGPRPFFLAVENNTMQAEALIRANGDVSGARSIINNGTRVENGGLDPLSSSAGQEEVLNAIFYERDLELYRMVHGQSYFDLRRRSAMQAGTPLHLPVPASELQTVQASVYTFGGTSFTSEEGTASGDQAWCKPVNGNVTSTGNVSPNGCDGPYTAPSGTAPSAQTSASGPTPQRASIQ, encoded by the coding sequence ATGAGTCTTTCAGTTACACAGGGAAAGATCCGGTGGGCGGCGCCCCTTCTGGTCCTTGCGCTTGCCTTTACCCTTCCAGGCTGCGATGGCCTTGCTGACCTGAATGTTGACAACAAGAACGCGCCGAACCGATCGGAGGCCCTGAACCGTCCTCAAGACGTTGTCTCGCTGCTTTCCGGAGGGTACCGGACGTTCTATCAGGCCATTTACGGAGGATCCGGTGGGGGAGCCTCCTTTTACGCTCCGGGACCTCACCTTGATGGCTGGGCGGATTCGCAGACCATGACGAATGCGTTTGCGAGCCTCTGGACGCCCAATAAGGAACCGAAGGTGCGATTTCAGAATTCGATCTCCAGCAATATTCCGAGCAACATCTCGGAGCCGGTGTGGGGACCGCTGAACTCGTCCCTCTCGACTGCCAATGACGTGATCATCCAGATTGAGAATGAGAATCTGGACATTGTCATTGACGGTTCGGATCAAACACAGAAGGTGCGGGCAGCTGCTTATCTTCTTCGAGGATGGGCGCACGGTCGGCTGGCCAATATCTTCGACAAAGCCTACATTCTGACGAAGGACGCGAATGTGGCGGAGCTTGAGTTTCAGCCGTACCCGGCAGTGGCCGGTCAGGCCGTCAAAGATCTGCAGAAGGCGGCCACAATTGCCAGCAACAATGGCTTCACGCTCTCTCGCTTCCTGCCGTGGTCGACGGACGTGAGCAGCTCGAAGTTCGCAGCGATCGCGAACACGCTTTCGGCCCGGGTGGCGGTAAGCAACAGCCGTACCGCGTCCGAGAACTCGGACCTGAGCAGTGTGGACGGCTACTCGTGGGGCGACGTGCTGACGTTCACGCAGAACGGCGTCAAGAATACCGTGTCCCTCACGCTGGATGGATTCGCCGGAGATTGGGTTGACTCCTATCAGTACCTTAGCGTGGTGGTGAAATGGTACTATCGGGTGGACAATCGGCTGCTCAACCTCATGGACTCTAGCTACCCGGTGAAGTATCCCACCAGCGAGGCACAGAACGGAAATCTGCTGCCCAAGGCCGAATCGGAGGACCAGCGACTGTGTACGTCGACGACGACGGGGACGGGAGCGCCTCCCGCGGATGCCAGCTATAAGCCGGAAGGCTGCTACTTTGCCTACGTTACGGACCTGAGCTTCTTCACGGTTTCGCGTGGGCCCCGGCTTTACAGCAACTACTGGTGGGCGCGTCCTTTCGCCATTCCGCAGGCGACTGGTTCCACGACTCCCTTCGGAGCCGGTCCGCGTCCCTTCTTCCTGGCGGTGGAGAACAACACCATGCAGGCTGAGGCACTCATCCGTGCAAACGGTGACGTGAGCGGTGCTCGCTCGATCATCAACAACGGCACCCGAGTGGAGAACGGTGGGCTTGATCCTCTGTCTTCGAGTGCGGGTCAGGAGGAGGTCCTGAATGCCATCTTCTACGAGCGAGACCTGGAGCTCTATCGGATGGTTCACGGCCAGTCCTACTTCGACCTGCGGCGTCGCAGTGCCATGCAGGCCGGTACGCCGTTGCATCTGCCGGTCCCGGCCAGTGAGCTTCAGACTGTCCAGGCGTCCGTGTATACCTTCGGAGGCACCAGCTTCACGTCTGAAGAGGGAACGGCCAGTGGCGATCAGGCCTGGTGTAAGCCTGTGAATGGCAACGTCACGTCTACGGGGAATGTCTCGCCCAATGGATGTGACGGTCCCTACACTGCCCCTTCGGGCACCGCGCCGAGCGCGCAGACGTCCGCTAGCGGACCGACGCCTCAGCGTGCTTCCATTCAGTAG